CACACCGGGGCCATGGAATATCCATCGCATGCTGGAAGCCGCGGAAGAATACCCTATGAACTTGGGCTTCATGGGTAAAGGAAACTCCTCCAATCCCGAGGCCCTACGCGAACAGGTTGCCGCCGGAGCCATGGGATTAAAACTTCACGAAGACTGGGGCACCACTCCCGCCGCTATCGACAGCTGTCTCACGGTGGCTGACGAAATGGATGTGCAGGTCGCAATCCACACAGACACTCTCAATGAGTCCGGCTTCGTCGAAGACACTATCGCCGCCTTCAAAAACCGAGTTATCCACACCTTCCACTCTGAAGGAGCAGGGGGCGGCCATGCTCCAGACATCATCAAGGTTTGCGGAGAGCTAAACGTATTACCCTCCTCGACCAATCCAACTCGTCCTTATACAGTGAATACAATCGATGAGCACCTGGACATGCTCATGGTTTGCCACCACTTAGATTCGAAGATTCCAGAAGACGTAGCATTTGCCGAATCTCGTATCCGCCCTTCAACTATCGCCGCTGAAGACATCCTTCACGACATCGGGGCCTTTTCGATAATGTCCTCAGATTCCCAAGCCATGGGTCGCGTTGGGGAGGTCATCTCTCGCACTTGGCAAACCGCCCACAAGATGAAAATGCAACGCGGGAAGCTGGAGTCGGACACCCACCCTGATGCAGACAATTTCCGAGCCCTCCGCTACGTGGCTAAATACACGATCAACCCCGCTATCGCTTGCGGAGTATCACACGAAGTTGGCTCTATCGAAGTTGGGAAACTGGCAGATATCGTTGTTTGGAAACCCGCCTTTTTCGGAGTGAAACCGGAGCTCGTCTTGAAAGGAGGCCTCATCGCCCTCGCCAACATGGGAGATCCCAACGCTTCGATTCCGACACCTCAACCGACTTTCTATCGCAAACAATTCGCAGCCTACGGGAAAGCGAAATACAGCACCTCAGTCACCTACGTCAGCCAAAGCTTCCTAGAAAGCGGTGAAGCTGAAAAACTTGGCCTAAAAAAGCGACTAGTCGCAACCAAAGGAACTCGCAGCATCAGCAAGAAAGACCTGATCCACAATGACCTCACACCAAAGATTGAGGTGGATCCAGAGACCTACGAAGTAAAGGCGGATGGAGAAATCCTCACTTGCGAACCTGCCAAGGAAGTACCCTTGGCCCAGCGTTACTTCCTCTTTTAATGCAGCTTATCACAAATCACCTCCACGGAGTACCTGCATCCAAAACGTTAATACAACTTCCAATCGATCGGCGAAAACTCGCGAAACGACGTTTTCGCGCCACCGCAGTTGATGGAGCCGAGTTTGGATTCGACCTACCCCATCCCCTAAAACACGGGACCGCTTTTCACGAGACCGAAGATTCTGTTTACCTCATTGAGCAAGAGCCCGAGCCCGTTCTCAAAATCCCTTTTTCCGAAGGAGAAACGGGAGCCTTATACGGTTGGATGGTCGGAAATATGCACTTTCCTGCGTCATTCGAAAAGGGATACGTAATAGCAGAGGACGATCCGGCTGTTCGCCAGCTCCTTGAACGAGCAAACGTCGATTTCGAGGAAGCAACCCAAGTATTTCAGCCAGCCGTTGTGGCCAGCGGACATCATCACCACTAAAAAGAAGCGAAGTGAACTTGTCTTGGCTTCCCAGTATGCTGCAGACTACGGATCCGCTTTTTCCAATCGGATCCTATGCCCACTCCTACGGAATGGAGGAGCTGTGTGCGGACGGCGAAATCTCGAATCGTGAAGATCTGCAGACTTTTCTCCACACCGTAGTTGCTCTAAACTTACAAGAGTTCGAGTTGCCGTACCTGAGATTTGCCTACGAAGCGGCAAAACGTCAGGACTATGACCTGATCTGCGATTTGGACGAAGAGATCGGGGCTTCGAAACCGAGTAAGGAACTTCGCCAGGCTAGTCTTTCTCAAGGGCAACAACGCCTCCGACTTATCTCCAAGCTTCGTCCCTCGCCCCGTTTCGAAGAACTTGCGAAACTAAAGCGTGAGAAGCGAATCGTTCCACAACACCTTATCATTTTCGCTACCGAGAATGTGGATCTGAATACGCCCCTTCCCGCAGCACTCGCAGCATGGGCCTACCAAGCCATGGCAGCACCGTGCGCCGCTTCCCTCAAGCTGATACGTATCGGGCAAGAAGGGGCTCAAACCGCCCTGACAAACGCTCTTGAACGCCTGGAACCGATTATCGAACATTCTCTCGGTATTGACCGGGAGTTTGCAGGAGCATTCCTTCCCTATCTTGATATCGCCTCACAGAGGCACGAAAAAGCTTATTCAAGGTTATTTATCTCCTGAGGTTAGAACCTCGAACCTACCCTAATCACAAAACAATGAATACATCTCGTCCCGTACGCATCGGAATCGGA
This genomic interval from Pelagicoccus albus contains the following:
- the ureC gene encoding urease subunit alpha, with the protein product MPLKIDRRQYAEMFGPTVGDKVRLGDTEILIQVERDLIAENGGYGNEVKFGGGKVIRDGMGQSPQALAGESLNLVITNATILDATQGIIKADIGVKNGRIVGIGHAGNPLIQDGISDNMTVGASTEVIAGEGHIITAGGFDSHIHFICPQQIDEALSSGVTSMTGGGTGPATGTNATTCTPGPWNIHRMLEAAEEYPMNLGFMGKGNSSNPEALREQVAAGAMGLKLHEDWGTTPAAIDSCLTVADEMDVQVAIHTDTLNESGFVEDTIAAFKNRVIHTFHSEGAGGGHAPDIIKVCGELNVLPSSTNPTRPYTVNTIDEHLDMLMVCHHLDSKIPEDVAFAESRIRPSTIAAEDILHDIGAFSIMSSDSQAMGRVGEVISRTWQTAHKMKMQRGKLESDTHPDADNFRALRYVAKYTINPAIACGVSHEVGSIEVGKLADIVVWKPAFFGVKPELVLKGGLIALANMGDPNASIPTPQPTFYRKQFAAYGKAKYSTSVTYVSQSFLESGEAEKLGLKKRLVATKGTRSISKKDLIHNDLTPKIEVDPETYEVKADGEILTCEPAKEVPLAQRYFLF
- a CDS encoding urease accessory protein UreE; translation: MQLITNHLHGVPASKTLIQLPIDRRKLAKRRFRATAVDGAEFGFDLPHPLKHGTAFHETEDSVYLIEQEPEPVLKIPFSEGETGALYGWMVGNMHFPASFEKGYVIAEDDPAVRQLLERANVDFEEATQVFQPAVVASGHHHH
- a CDS encoding urease accessory protein UreF, whose protein sequence is MLQTTDPLFPIGSYAHSYGMEELCADGEISNREDLQTFLHTVVALNLQEFELPYLRFAYEAAKRQDYDLICDLDEEIGASKPSKELRQASLSQGQQRLRLISKLRPSPRFEELAKLKREKRIVPQHLIIFATENVDLNTPLPAALAAWAYQAMAAPCAASLKLIRIGQEGAQTALTNALERLEPIIEHSLGIDREFAGAFLPYLDIASQRHEKAYSRLFIS